In one Sander lucioperca isolate FBNREF2018 chromosome 7, SLUC_FBN_1.2, whole genome shotgun sequence genomic region, the following are encoded:
- the LOC116055800 gene encoding microfibril-associated glycoprotein 4-like, with the protein MKLVSVFLLLLVPLLTSCQQLLRPVDCSAIHKQDKSKPSGVYTIYPAGVGLAVKVYCDMSSEGGQWTVFQRRMDGSVNFYRGWDQYKTGFGNAAGEFWLGLDNIGYLTKNRKTELLVDMEDFEGKKVFARYSLFSIGAECDGFVLSVSGFTNGGAGDSLSYHNGMKFTTFDKDQDTWPTGNCARTYLGAFWYATCHKANPNGVYRWGADKSLFAVGAEWQTWKGYDYSLKTISMKIRPVL; encoded by the exons ctggtttcagtcttcctcctcctgctggtTCCACTCTTGACCAGCTGCCAGCAGCTCCTCCGACCGGTGGACTGCAGTGCAATCCATAAGCAAGACAAAAGCAAACCCAGTGGCGTGTACACCATCTATCCCGCTGGAGTGGGGCTTGCTGTCAAG GTGTACTGTGACATGTCTTCAGAAGGAGGACAGTGGACG GTGTTCCAGAGGAGGATGGACGGCTCTGTGAACTTCTACAGGGGCTGGGATCAATACAAGACCGGCTTTGGTAATGCTGCTGGAGAGTTCTGGCTCG GTCTCGACAACATTGGCTACCTGACAAAGAACAGAAAGACTGAACTGCTGGTCGACATGGAGGACTTTGAGGGGAAAAAAGTGTTCGCTCGGTACTCTTTGTTCTCCATCGGTGCAGAATGTGACGGATTTGTGCTGAGTGTGTCTGGATTCACCAATGGAGGGGCAG GAGACTCCCTGAGTTATCACAACGGAATGAAGTTCACCACCTTTGACAAAGACCAAGACACCTGGCCTACAGGGAACTGTGCCAGAACATACCTGGGGGCGTTCTGGTATGCCACCTGTCACAAAGCAAATCCAAACGGCGTGTATCGTTGGGGGGCTGACAAATCTCTCTTTGCTGTTGGAGCGGAGTGGCAAACCTGGAAAGGTTACGACTACTCCCTGAAGACCATCAGCATGAAGATCCGTCCTGTGCTGTAG